Within Micromonospora parathelypteridis, the genomic segment CCGGCTGCGCCCCGAGCAGGTCAGCGTGGGCAAGCTGAACAACGTGCGGGAGGCCCTGGCCATCGCCCGGCAGTGCCGCACCATCCTCGGCGCCAACGGCGTCTCCGGTGAATACCCGGTGATGAGGCACGCCAACAACCTGGAGAGCGTGCTGACGTACGAGGGCACCTCCGAAATCCACCAACTGATCGTCGGGCAGCGGCTCACCGGGCTCTCCGCTTTCGCCTGACCTGCCCGTTTGCGTTTTTCGTCCGCTCAACGCGCGACTGTCGTACGGGGGCCGTACCGTCATTGGCAGACGACGTGTCTGACGAGGACGGTGAGCGTGATGGCCCGCGACGCTGGCATCAACGAGCCCACGAGGGAGTTCCCCGGTTACCCGACCGGCGACGATCTCAAGGAGCGGTCGACCGCGACACCCGAGCCGACCACGGATACACCGGGCGGCTCCGGAGGCTCCGGAAACTTTGACGGCTCCGGCGGCCCGACGACCGGTGGTGGTGGGGCGGCCCGTGGCCTGCTCCTGCTGCTCGGCGCTGCCGCACTGGCCGTGGTCGTGCTGCTCGGCATTCAGGCGACCGGCTTCCTGCCGGAGTTCCGCAACCCGTTCGCCAAGGAGCAGACCGACCGCAGTCAGCCGCCGCTGCTGAAGTCGATCCAGGACCTCAGCCGCTACGTGGCCGCCGAGGGCAACTTCCAGGTCGTGGTCGACACCCAGAACGACCGGCGCAACGTTCCAGACTTCCTGCTCAACGAGCGCACCCTGTTCGTCGGGGCCGGCAGCGTCGAGGCGTACGTCGACTTCACCAAGATCGGTGAGGGTGCCGTCGTCCAGTCCGCCGACGGCAAGTCCGTCGAGATCAAGCTGCCCGCGCCGCAGCTCGGCGAGACCAACCTCGACATGGAGAAGAGTTACGTCTTCGCGGAGCAGCGCGGTCTGCTCAACCGGCTCGGTGACCTGGTCGGCAACGACCCGAACCGACAGCAGCAGATCTACGTGCTCGCCGAGGACCGGATCACCAGCGCCGCCCGGGACAGCGGGCTCGCCGCCCGAGCCCAGGACAACACCCGCAAGATGCTGGAGGGGCTGCTGCGCTCCCTCGGCTACCAGCAAATCACGGTCACCTTCACGGCACCCTGAGCTGCCACACCCCGTAACGCCGAAGCGCCCGCTCCGACTGTCGTCGGAGCGGGCGCTTCCATTCCGCCCGTCAAAAGCCGCCCGCGGCCGCAGCAGGCGCTCCCATTCCGGCCGTCAAAACCGCCCGCATTCCGGCCGTCAAAGCCGCCCGCCGCCGCAGCGGGCGCTCCCATTCCGCCCGCCGCTCGCCGCTCGCCGCCCGCCGCCCGCCGCCCGCCGCCCGCCGCCCGCCGCCTGCCACCCGCCGTGCCGGCGCTGTGCCGCGCCTGGCGATCACCATGATCGACACGACATCCGCGATGTGGGGGTATCGGGGTGCGCTGATACCCCCATGTCGCCGATGTTGAGTGGATCAAGCGCGTGGTCCGGGGGCGGCGGAGGGTCAGTGCTGGGTGGAGGCCAGGTAGCGGTCCTCGTTCGGCATCAGGAACCACAGCACGAGGTAGACGATCACCTGGGTGCCGGGCAGTAGCAGGGACAGCAGGAACAGAAGCCGGACCATGAACGGCGAGGT encodes:
- a CDS encoding DUF4230 domain-containing protein; amino-acid sequence: MMARDAGINEPTREFPGYPTGDDLKERSTATPEPTTDTPGGSGGSGNFDGSGGPTTGGGGAARGLLLLLGAAALAVVVLLGIQATGFLPEFRNPFAKEQTDRSQPPLLKSIQDLSRYVAAEGNFQVVVDTQNDRRNVPDFLLNERTLFVGAGSVEAYVDFTKIGEGAVVQSADGKSVEIKLPAPQLGETNLDMEKSYVFAEQRGLLNRLGDLVGNDPNRQQQIYVLAEDRITSAARDSGLAARAQDNTRKMLEGLLRSLGYQQITVTFTAP
- a CDS encoding PspC domain-containing protein; amino-acid sequence: MSRKLVRPREGRMIAGVCAGLARRFNTSPFMVRLLFLLSLLLPGTQVIVYLVLWFLMPNEDRYLASTQH